The Alosa sapidissima isolate fAloSap1 chromosome 6, fAloSap1.pri, whole genome shotgun sequence genome window below encodes:
- the tmed10 gene encoding transmembrane emp24 domain-containing protein 10 — protein MNRLGALLILPVLLESVVSISFFLPVNTRKCLREEIHKDVLVTGEYEISEQQSTKTNLKITDSSGHILYSKEDATKGKFAFTTEDYDMLEACFDSKSPMGTGRVPDQLVNLDMKHGVEAKNYEEIAKVEKLKPLEVELRRLEDLSESIVNDFAYMKKREEEMRDTNESTNTRVLYFSIFSMCCLIGLATWQVFYLRRFFKAKKLIE, from the exons ATGAATCGGCTCGGTGCGCTGTTGATTTTACCAGTTTTACTGGAATCAGTGGTAtcaatttctttctttctaccgGTCAACACAAGGAAATGTCTACGGGAAGAAATCCACAAAGATGTGCTTGTAACAGGAGAGTATGAAATTAGTGAACAACAGAGCACGAAAACTAACCTGAAG ATCACGGATTCCTCAGGCcatattctttattctaaagaAGATGCCACAAAGGGAAAATTCGCCTTCACCACAGAGGATTACGACATGCTTGAAGCTTGTTTTGACAGCAAATCCCCAATGG GAACTGGGAGGGTCCCTGATCAGCTGGTCAACTTGGACATGAAGCATGGTGTGGAGGCAAAGAATTACGAGGAG ATtgccaaagtggagaagctgaaACCATTGGAGGTCGAGCTGAGGCGACTGGAAGATCTGTCGGAGTCCATTGTCAATGATTTTGCATAtatgaagaaaagagaggaggagatgagggatACCAATG AATCCACCAACACACGCGTCCTGTACTTCAGCATATTCTCCATGTGCTGCTTGATTGGGCTTGCCACCTGGCAGGTGTTTTACCTGCGC